In Deltaproteobacteria bacterium, the genomic window GGCGTACGCTGGAGAAATCCCCCCTGAAGCAGGAAGGGTTCGCAAATATCCTCGATCGTATCCCTCTCCTCACCCACGGCGGCGGCAATCGTATCGATCCCCACCGGGCCGCCTCCGAACTTGTCAATAATCGCTATCAGAACCTGGCGATCGAGTTTATCGAACCCTTGTTCGTCTATCTCAAGCCGTTTCAGGGTCAGACAGGCCACATCCCGGGTAATAACGCCGTTTCCCTGGACCTGGGCGAAGTCGCGTGCTCTTCTGAGCAGCCGGTTTGCTATCCTGGGAGTAGCCCTTGAACGTCGAGCTATCTCATCGGCCGCCTCAGGAGCAAGTTCGATCCTCATGATCGTCGCGGACCTGAGGACGATTTCCGTCAACTCCGCCACTGAATAGAACTCCAGACGGAAAACAACACCAAACCGATCTCTGAAAGGCGAGGAAAGCAGGCCCATGCGGGTTGTGGCCCCAATCAGGGTAAACCTGGGGAGATCCAGCTTTACGGTCCTTGCTCCCGGCCCCTTTCCGATAATCAGGTCGAGGGAAAAATCCTCCATGGCTGGATATAGCACCTCCTCAACCGTTCTGTTCATCCTGTGGATCTCGTCCACAAAGAAGACGCCCCTGTCTTCCAGGTTTGTCAGGATTGCCGCAAGGTCACCGGAACGCTCCATCGCGGGTCCGGAAGTCGCCCGGATCTCCACACCAAGCTCGTTGGCCAGAATGTGTGCAAGGGTTGTCTTTCCAAGACCCGGCGGACCATAAAGAAGAACGTGATCAAGGGCCTCTTGCCTCTCCCTCGCGGCCTCGATAAAAACACGGACGTTTTCCTTGACCGCAGATTGGCCGATATATTCCGCAAGGGTCCTGGGACGGATATCGGCCTCGAACACCTTGTCGTCGCCGGACTGTTCCGGATCTATGAACCTTTCGTCATCCACTGTACCTCTGGTAGGGTCGTAAAAAGTCCATACGTGGCTTTTTACTCAACGGGAAGCGAAAAGTGTCATTTTCTCTTCCCTCACAAATCTTCGATTTGGGCCCCCCTAAAGGGGGCGCCTTGATTCACAGTCTCAGGCCGAGGGTTTTCTTCCGGAAAGAACACTGAGACACTCACGTATCAGGTCGTTGAAGGAAGGCATTTCCCCCTGGTCTTTCAGAACGGACTTAAGCGCCGCTCTACCATCCTTGGCTTTGTACCCAAGGTTTGCGAGGGCGGATATAACGTCCGAGGTGATTGCATCATCGCGGCCCGGAACAGCCGCCCCCGGTGTTACCTCCACCGACTGCACCTTGTCCTTAAGTTCCAGGATAATCCTCTCGGCGGTTTTGCGGCCAACCCCCGGAACAGTGCATATCCAGCCGGCGTCCTCGCTGGATATGGCTTTGGCAAGCTCAGGCGCTTTCAGGCCTCCAAGGATGGCTAACGCGAGCCTGGGGCCAACCCCCTTGGCCTGAACCAGGAGTTTAAACAGCTCCATTTCATCCATTTCGGCGAACCCGTACAGATGTATTGCGTCATCCCGGACCACGGTGATCGTATTGAGAGAGACATCATCCCCCTGGGGGGGGAGGGTCATCAGCGTATTGAGCGATACGAAAAGCCGATAACCCACCGTGCCGGAATCGATAACGATAGTCCCGGAAGGGTCTTTCCGCGCCAGTCGGCCTTTTACGAGAGCGATCATCAGGCGTTGGCCGCCGCATCCTGCCGAAAAAGGTGTGTCAGGGCGGCAGCGAGGGCGTCCGCGGCATCCGGTGGAGGTACTTTGGAAAGGGTCAGTGTCCTGGTCACCATATACTGGACCTGCTGTTTGTCCGCCCGGCCATATCCGGCCACGGTCTCCTTGATCTGGGTTGCTGAATACTGGGCAGCCGGAAGACCGGACATCCGGCAGACCAGGATCACTGCTCCTCTCACATGACCCAATTGAAGCGCCACGCGCATGTTCCTGGCGGTGAATATATCCTCTATGGACAGGCAGTCCGGGCTGTGTCGGGAGAGGATGGCTTCAAGAGATTCAGCGATATGAAAAAGGGAGGCTTCCAGGGGTTCGCCGACCTTGGTCCTGATAAGGCCGTATTCAACAACCTTTTGACGGGTTCGATCTCCTTCAACAACCGCGTATCCTGTGGACCTCAGACTGGGATCAACCCCAAGCACACGCATCTCTCAGCTAGAGAGTTTCCATGACATCATCAGGGATGTCAAAGTTTGCATAGACTTTCTGGACGTCGTCGTTTTCCTCGAGAGCCTCTACCAGCCTCAATGCCTGCTCCGCCTGTTTGCCTTCCAGGGGTATGGTGTTCTGGGGAAGCATGGTTACCTCTCCAACCTGATAGACAATTCCCGCGGCATCGAATGCATCCTTGATCTCCTGGAACTTTTCAGGGGGGGCCGTCACCTCGATATCACCATCATTCTCACCGATGTCCTCAGCCCCGGCCTCGAGAGCAACCTCAACGAGAGAGTCGCCATCCACCTCTTTGCCGTCGAAAACGAAATAGCACGCCATCTGAAAAATCCATGACACACAGCCTGTTTCACCGAGATTCCCATTGTGTTTGGAGAAAAGATGCCTCACGTCCGAGACGGTCCTTTTACGGTTGTCGGTGAGGGTTTCAACGAGTATGGCAACACCGGCAGGACCGTAACCTTCGTAGGTGACCTCCTCGTAATTGACCCCATCCAGGTCACCGGTGCCCTTCTTGACGGCTCTTTCGATAGTGTCCATGGGCATGTTGCTGGACCTGGCTTTGGCGATGGCCTGCCTCAAGCGGGGATTGGCCTCAGGGTCGCCTCCTCCCATTTTGGCGGCAACGGTAATCTCGCGGTTGATCTTGGTGAAAATCTTACCCCTCTGGGCGTCCTGAGCACCCTTTCGCCTCTTGATATTCGCCCATTTTGAGTGACCTGACATCTTTCCTCCCTCTGAAAATGAACTCGGCCCATTTTACACGGGGAGCCATAAATGTAAATACGGGGTTGGGACGCCTTGCCCTGCCTCGGAGGTACGAAAGCGCCCAATTCCGAGGCAGCGAGTGTGGAGTAATGAAGGACAGAAAAACGGGCAGGTTCCGCATGTCGTCTCACAGGGCCTGCCCGATGGTGATGATCAGGTGATTGAAGGCTCCCCGGTTTATCCTCAGGAATTAACCCTGTCCCTAAGTTCCTTGCCCGCCTTGAAATAGGGGACGCGTTTGGAATCCACGTAGACCTTTTCCCCGGTCTTGGGATTGCGCCCCTCCCGGGAACGCCGCTCCTTTACCTTGAAACTGCCGAAACCCCGCAATTCAACTTTGTCACCCCGGGCCAGCGAGTCGGAAATGCTTTTCAGAAAGATATTCACAATCAATTCGGCTTCCCTTTTGGTCAGAACGTCAATATGCTCCACAAGAGCCTCAACAAGCCCAGCTTTGGTCATACTCCCTCCTTAAACAAATAGGCAGCCCGATCCAGGGGGATGTGGACAACCCCGAAAAAGGCTCCCGACCCTTCCTGCAAGTCCATCGATACCAAAAAACTAAACAAATTTGCGTTAGAAGTCAAGAGCTTAGGAAAATTAAAACGCCCTCCAAAGCTGAAGAAACCGACTGTTTTTCCCAAAAACACCACCTCTTTGGGCCCAGGCCAACGTCACGGTCTCCAACTGGTCCGTAAACGAACGTCCAAAAAGGAGGGCAATAAGACCCCTTCCCCGCTTTTTCGGTTCCAGAATTTTAGATGGCACCCCAGGCAGCCCCGCGAGTTCGGCGGCTTTTTCCAAGGCCACATTTATGTTTCCCAGTTCGTCAACAAGCCCGAGGTTCAGGGCCTGGCGTCCGGTGAAAATACGGCCGTCGAGGTAGGGGTTTATTTTTTCGAACTCAACCGGACGTCCAGCCACCACTGCCTCCACAAACTGTTCGCGGACATCCTTAACCATTTCGGTCAGGAGGGTTCTTTCCTCTTTCGTCAGCTCCCTGAAAGGGGACCCCATGTCCTTGTGAGCCCCGCTTTTTATAGTCTCGTTCCTGATCCCGAGCTTTCCAAAAAGCTCCTCCATGTTGGTAAACTCCATAATAACACCGATGCTTCCGGTAATGGTCCCGGGGTTCGCCACAATCCAGTCGGAAGCACAACTCAGATAATAACCTCCCGATGCCGCTACTGTTCCCATTGACACAACCAGGGGTTTTTTACTTTTGAGTTTGAGAAGCTCATCGTAGAGTTCCTGGGTTGGAGCGACGGCTCCACCCGGGCTGTCAATCCTCAACACGACCCCTTTGACCCGGTCATTGGTGCGAAACGAATTTACCTGCTCCATGTACCAGTCCACATCCGTGATAACCCCCTCGACCCTAAGCAGGCCGAGGGTGTTTCCAGCGAAGACGTCCGGTAAATCGCGGTGGAAAATCCCCAGGACGAAGGCCATAACAATGACGGCGATAGTCACAAGGATAATTATCTTCAATCCTCTGCTCATATCCTTTCCCCCTGAACCTTCTGCAGGTTTAACCAAGCCTGGTCCGCATCATCGTGGCGAAAAACGAAAAAAGCCGTGAAACCCTTCCCACTGCTATGGAGTCCACGGCCTTAATAGGGCTGATTATGGGGAAGTCAGGACTTCTCGGTCTCCCCTTTCTCGGCCTCCCCTTCCTCGGTCTTTCCTTCTTCAGCCTCCCCCTCTTCACTTTCGTCGTCCTCCCCACCACCTTCCACATCTTTTCCAACCTCCTGGTGAGGAGAGGGATCAGTCTGGTCCATCTGAGCCGCCAGAGAGGCTCCCAGGATGTCTCCAAGGGTGCCGCCGCCTTCACTGTTGTTGTTCAGGTAAGAGGAGTACTTCCCGGCGGAAGATCCTTCCTGTGCCGCCGTAATGCTCAGGCTGACCTTCCGCTCATCGGGGTCCAAACCCAGGATCTTGACCTTGACCTCGGACCCCGGAGGATATACCTCCTCGGCGCCC contains:
- the ruvB gene encoding Holliday junction branch migration DNA helicase RuvB, whose amino-acid sequence is MDDERFIDPEQSGDDKVFEADIRPRTLAEYIGQSAVKENVRVFIEAARERQEALDHVLLYGPPGLGKTTLAHILANELGVEIRATSGPAMERSGDLAAILTNLEDRGVFFVDEIHRMNRTVEEVLYPAMEDFSLDLIIGKGPGARTVKLDLPRFTLIGATTRMGLLSSPFRDRFGVVFRLEFYSVAELTEIVLRSATIMRIELAPEAADEIARRSRATPRIANRLLRRARDFAQVQGNGVITRDVACLTLKRLEIDEQGFDKLDRQVLIAIIDKFGGGPVGIDTIAAAVGEERDTIEDICEPFLLQGGFLQRTPRGRLATETAYRHLGRRPTPKAGEQEDLFPESNGIKEPKPGT
- the ruvA gene encoding Holliday junction branch migration protein RuvA codes for the protein MIALVKGRLARKDPSGTIVIDSGTVGYRLFVSLNTLMTLPPQGDDVSLNTITVVRDDAIHLYGFAEMDEMELFKLLVQAKGVGPRLALAILGGLKAPELAKAISSEDAGWICTVPGVGRKTAERIILELKDKVQSVEVTPGAAVPGRDDAITSDVISALANLGYKAKDGRAALKSVLKDQGEMPSFNDLIRECLSVLSGRKPSA
- the ruvC gene encoding crossover junction endodeoxyribonuclease RuvC; the protein is MRVLGVDPSLRSTGYAVVEGDRTRQKVVEYGLIRTKVGEPLEASLFHIAESLEAILSRHSPDCLSIEDIFTARNMRVALQLGHVRGAVILVCRMSGLPAAQYSATQIKETVAGYGRADKQQVQYMVTRTLTLSKVPPPDAADALAAALTHLFRQDAAANA
- a CDS encoding YebC/PmpR family DNA-binding transcriptional regulator is translated as MSGHSKWANIKRRKGAQDAQRGKIFTKINREITVAAKMGGGDPEANPRLRQAIAKARSSNMPMDTIERAVKKGTGDLDGVNYEEVTYEGYGPAGVAILVETLTDNRKRTVSDVRHLFSKHNGNLGETGCVSWIFQMACYFVFDGKEVDGDSLVEVALEAGAEDIGENDGDIEVTAPPEKFQEIKDAFDAAGIVYQVGEVTMLPQNTIPLEGKQAEQALRLVEALEENDDVQKVYANFDIPDDVMETL
- a CDS encoding integration host factor subunit beta — translated: MTKAGLVEALVEHIDVLTKREAELIVNIFLKSISDSLARGDKVELRGFGSFKVKERRSREGRNPKTGEKVYVDSKRVPYFKAGKELRDRVNS
- the sppA gene encoding signal peptide peptidase SppA, coding for MSRGLKIIILVTIAVIVMAFVLGIFHRDLPDVFAGNTLGLLRVEGVITDVDWYMEQVNSFRTNDRVKGVVLRIDSPGGAVAPTQELYDELLKLKSKKPLVVSMGTVAASGGYYLSCASDWIVANPGTITGSIGVIMEFTNMEELFGKLGIRNETIKSGAHKDMGSPFRELTKEERTLLTEMVKDVREQFVEAVVAGRPVEFEKINPYLDGRIFTGRQALNLGLVDELGNINVALEKAAELAGLPGVPSKILEPKKRGRGLIALLFGRSFTDQLETVTLAWAQRGGVFGKNSRFLQLWRAF